AAGCTCGGCGCTGCCGCTGCCGTCGAGAACGACGAAGATCTCCTCCTCGGCCGAATGGCTGTGCGGCGGGTTCATCAGCATGCCCGGGTCGACGTCGTAGAGCTCGATCCCCGTGCGCAGCGAGCCGGCGGCGCTGCCGAGGTCACGGCTCCGCCGCGACACGGTCGCCCCCGTACGCCCGCTCTCTTCGACGTCGTCGACGTTCACGATCCGTGCCGGGCGCTCGGCGAGCGCGCCCACCTCGGGCGGCCCGAGCGCCGCCTCGCGGGCCCAGGGATGGTCCTCCGGCGCACCCTCGAGCACCCAGGTGGGCCCGAGCCACGACACGCCGGCGCGCGGCAGCAGCGTGTTCGCCGCGTAGTGGCGCTGCCCGAACGCGAGCACGTCGAGGCCGGCGTCGCCCGCCCGCAGCGTGTGCGCATGCTCGAGCGCCAGGTGCACGAGGCAGTCGCCCGCACCCACCGCGTATGCCTCCGCGCCGCCGCCGCCGTCCTGGAGCGAGATGCCGTCGCCGGCGAGCACGTAGAAGATCTCCTCCTCGGATCCCTCCATGTGCAGCGGCGTCGACCAGCAGCCGGGATCGATCGTGATCCGCCTCACGCCCACGGTCACCGAGCTCGACCCGGTGAGCGACCGCCACGTCGCGGCGATGTGCCCTCGCTCGCGCCGGACGCCCTCGACCTCGTCCCAGTGCGTGATCACGCCGCAACCCTACTGCCCCAATCGGCCGGGGGAGAAGGGCGACGCCTGCGCGATCGCGGCGGAGCGGTCCTCTGCCGCTACACGGCGACAGCCTCCCGCGCGAGAGCCCTGCGCAACCGCTCCACCGCGTCCTCGGCCTCGTCACCCCCTTCCACCCGCACCCACGCCTCCGCGTCGTGGAGGAGGCCGCGTACCTCCGCGAGCAGCTCCGCCGGGTCGGCCGTCGCGCGGTCGAGCGCCTCGATCCGCTCCAGTCGCTCGATCACCTTGCGGGCCTCCTCCATGTCCCGAACGCTACGGGAGGAGCTGCAACGGGTCCGTGCCAACTCTGTGTCAGCTCGGTGTCAGCTGCGCGGCCGCCCCGGGCCGCCGGCATGGCCGGCGCGCATGGCGGCAGCCAGCTGCCGGAGCATGCCGCCGAAGATGTAGCCGTGGAACGGCCACAGGGCGTACCAGTAGACGAGGCCGAAGAGGCCGGCGGGATCGAAGATCGCCGTCTGCGTGACGACGGAGCCGCCGCGGCCGTCCGGCGAGACCTCGAACTGCAGCCACGCCCGCCCGGGCACTCTCATCTCCGCGGCCAGGCGCAGCAGCCGGTCCTGCTCGAAGGCCTCGACGCGCCAGAAGTCGATCGTGTCGCCGACCCTGACGCCGGTGGGGTCGCGCCTGCCGCGCCGCAGCCCGGGCCCGCCGACGAGGGCGTCCAGCAACCCGCGCAGGCGCCACAGCAGCGCGCCGGCGTACCAGCCGCTCTCGCCCCCGATCCGCTGGATGGGCGCGAACGCCTGCTCCGGCGGCACCGGCACCGCGCGGGTGCGCGCGTCGACGAGCCGCGAGCCGTGGCGGACGCCGCCGTAGGACTGCTGCTGCGCGAACGCCTCGTCCGACCAGCGCGTCTCGGCGATCGACGCGTCCTCGAAGGCCAGGGCCCGTGCGATCGCCTCGGCCGCGCCTCGCGGCCGCACGGGAAAGACCTCGAGCGCCTTCCGGTCGCGAACGACGGTCTCGTTGCGCAGCGAGTCCACGAGCTTGCGGCCGACGCCTGCGTACACCGGGGTGACGAGCCACAGCCACAGGCTCGAGAGCCGCGGCGTGAGCACGGGCACCGGGATCATCGTGCGGCGCAGCCCGCGCTGCCGCGCGTACTCGCGCATGAGGTCGACGTAGGCGAGCGCGTCGGCGCCGCCGATCTCGTAGAGCTCGCCGCCGTCCGGCTCGTGGTCGAGCGCCGCGAGCAGGTAGGCGAGGACGTCCTCGATCGCGATCGGCTGGGCCCGCACCCGCACCCAGCGGGGGGTCACCATCAGCGGCAGCCTCTCGACCAGCGCGCGAATCATCTCGAACGAGGCGCTGCCCGACCCGATCACGATCGACGCGCGGAGCTCGATCGTCGGCACGCCGGAGGAACGCAGGATCCTGCCCACCTCCTGGCGGGACGCGAGGTGCGCGGAGAGGTCTCCGGCGCCGAGCCCGCCGAGGTAGACGATCTTCCGCACCCCGACCTCGCGCGCGGCCCGCGCGAACGCCTCCGCCGCGATCCGGTCGGCCTCGTCGAAGGGCCGGCTCGAGCTCATCGAATGGACGAGGTAGTAGACGGTGTCGACGCCGTCGAGCGCGGGCGGGATCGTCTCGGGCCGGAGCACGTCTCCCGCGACCACCTCGGTCTCGGAGGCGACCCGCCCGCGCAGCATCTCGGGCCGGCGCGAGAGGCAGCGCACCCGCTCGCCGCGCCGCTCGAGCGCGTGCAGGAGCCTCCCTCCCACGTAGCCCGTCGCACCGGTGAGCAGGATCAGGCGGCCCATCGGACGAGCGTACTCGGCGTCCCCGCCCCGGCGCTCCTCAAGGGCGGCCGGGCCTACACGGCGAGGCGCACCCGCGGCCGCTCGGCGAGGCCGAGCAGCGCGCCGTCGAGCTCGTGTACGAGCGACCGGCGATCGGCGCGCCGGAGCACCTCGACGAGCGCCCGCCGCACCGCGTCCACCGCGGCAGGCGAGGCGGCGCCACCCGCCGCGAGCGACGAGAGGTCGTCGTGGAGCGCGCGCCGCGCCTGCGGGTCGTCCTCGAGCAGGACGGTGGCGCGGAGCGGCCACGTGTCGCCGAGGAGAGCCGCGAGCGACGAGCGCACCTGCTCGGAGCGGAACGGGTCGTGCTGGAACAGCGACAGCTCCCAGCGGTCGAGAGCCTCCGCCAGCGGCGTGTCCGCGTCGGCGCAAGCGAGACGCGCGAGCAGCTCGCCCGCGAGGCCGCCGCGGAAGACGTCCAGCCGCGTGGGCTCGCCGGGCGGCTGCGTGGCGGCGATCGGGAGCACCGGACGGATCCCGAACGGGCGCCCGTCGAGCGTCTCGAACAGCACCGGCCCGGCCGCCAGCGGCGCGGCCGTCGCAAGGCGCACGGCGCTGACGGCGTCGGCCAGCTCGGCCGGAGCGTCGGGCGGGTCCTCGCCCGGCCCGAGCCCCGCGCGCAGCTCGAGCACGCAGTAGCGGTCGGCCTCGTGTCCGAAGCCGGGCGGCAGCATCGACGACGCCTCGGGCCAGTGGCGCGCGAGCTCG
This portion of the Gaiella occulta genome encodes:
- a CDS encoding SDR family oxidoreductase, coding for MGRLILLTGATGYVGGRLLHALERRGERVRCLSRRPEMLRGRVASETEVVAGDVLRPETIPPALDGVDTVYYLVHSMSSSRPFDEADRIAAEAFARAAREVGVRKIVYLGGLGAGDLSAHLASRQEVGRILRSSGVPTIELRASIVIGSGSASFEMIRALVERLPLMVTPRWVRVRAQPIAIEDVLAYLLAALDHEPDGGELYEIGGADALAYVDLMREYARQRGLRRTMIPVPVLTPRLSSLWLWLVTPVYAGVGRKLVDSLRNETVVRDRKALEVFPVRPRGAAEAIARALAFEDASIAETRWSDEAFAQQQSYGGVRHGSRLVDARTRAVPVPPEQAFAPIQRIGGESGWYAGALLWRLRGLLDALVGGPGLRRGRRDPTGVRVGDTIDFWRVEAFEQDRLLRLAAEMRVPGRAWLQFEVSPDGRGGSVVTQTAIFDPAGLFGLVYWYALWPFHGYIFGGMLRQLAAAMRAGHAGGPGRPRS